The genome window GGTGGCTTACAAAATTTGACTTGTACTTGGCAAAGATAGTGTAGCATATCACACGAATGTTGACAATCTTCAGATCCACCCTGTATATGTTCTGAATCACGTGAACTAAATTCCTAGGCGTGGTTTGCTTTTCTGGACTCACGTATATGGATTCAAGACTTAATTATTATTACTAGATTTATATTTTCCAAATTTAAGAACAGGTCAATTTAGTCGTAATCTGTCAACTTTCGTAGGTAATTGTTTGTTCACAGTGCATGCGTACTTAATTTGATAAGACTATTTTGGTACAAGTTAGGACACCATTTCAAAGCAATGACAAACTCAAACACATCTTGATCCAATTAGCCATCAATAACAGAGAAAGTACTTAAGTCCATAATATCAGTTTAGTTAGTTAATCTTTTGTTGTTCATGATGGTTAATTGCTGGCATAAATTAGCAGAAATATACTCGCTTTAGTgaaactcaactaacagatgtTTTTAGCGCGACAAGATAGGATTCAGCCCTAATCCAGGAACAAAAGACTGCAACAAGGAAacatttagaaaaaattaatactttGCATTAACGAACTATTTCAATTCAGGAATGGCTGTTGGCAGAGATTTGTTAGGGAACAGCAACACTGTGATCGCCGTCATTGGGGATGGTGCAATGACGGCTGGACAAGCCTATGAAGCAATGAACAATGCCGGTTACCTTGACTCTAATCTCATCGTTGTCCTAAATGACAACAGACAAGTTTCCCTTCCGACTGCCACAGTGGACGGCCCTGCTCCTCCTGTTGGTGCTTTGAGTAAAGCCCTAACAAGGCTACACTCAAGTAGAAAATTTCGCCTGCTTCGTGATGCAGCAAAAGTAAATTTCTCTTATTATGAGCTGATTGGTTGTGCCTACACTTTTCAACATTATAAGAGTTGCTGTTTCATACTTATTAACAGGAAGTGACCAAAAAAATGGGAGATCAGACACACGAAGTTGCAGCGAAGTTTGATTCATTTGTGAGAACTGCAGCTGGTGGTGAAAGAGCTACTTTGTTTGAGGAACTAGGACTCTACTACATTGGTCCAGTTGATGGTCATAATTTGAAAGACCTAGtatatattttccaaaaattgaAGTCAATGCCAGAACCAGGTCCTGTTCTAATTCATATCATTACGGAGAAAGGAAAGGGCTATCCTCCTGCAGAAATTGCTGCTGATAAAATGCATGGTACATGAATGTTATGATCATGTCACATCAGATAATATGTTTTACGTTATATTGTggtcaatttattatttatatgttatatCAGGTGTTGTGAAATTTGATCCAATTACTGGAAAGCAGCTCAAGAGCAAATCAGATACACTTTCATACACACAGTATTTTGCTAATGCtctgattgctgaagcaaataATGACAAAAAGGTAGTAGCTATTCATGCTGCCATGGGAGGAGGAACTGGACTTAACTCGTTTCAGAAACATTTTCCTAGTCGATGTTTCGATGTTGGGATAGCAGAACAACATGCTGTTACTTTTGCTGCTGGCTTAGCAACTGAAGGCCTCAAACCCTTCTGTGCTATTTACTCTTCTTTTCTCCAAAGGGGTTATGACCaggtaattacaaaaataaatgagACTTTTCCTGAATAAACATCTTAACAATCTACGTAATTTTTTGAACAAGAATTCATTCTAATCTTGATCATTATATTATAATGCAGGTAGTTCACGACGTAGATCTTCAAAAAATCCCAGTGAGGTTTGCCATGGACAGAGCTGGCCTTGTCGGTGCAGATGGTCCAACACATTGTGGGGCATTTGACACAACTTTCATGGCTTGTTTACCTAACATGGTGGTCATGGCACCATCATGTGAAACAGAACTCATGCACATGGTGGCAACAGCTGCAGCTATCGATGATCGTCCTAGTTGTTTCAGGTATCCAAGAGGTAATGGCATTGGATCAATTCTGCCACCAAACAACAAAGGAACTCCTCTAGAGGTTGGGAAAGGAAGGGTGATAAGGGAGGGAAGTCGAGTGGCTGTTTTAGGATATGGAACAATAGTACAAAGTTGCCTGGCAGCAGCACAGCTTCTGGAAGAGCTTGGCATTTCAATAACTGTGGTGGATGCGCGGTTCTGCAAGCCTCTTGATGGAGTTCTGATCAGGGAACTGGCCCGAGAACATGAAGTACTGGTCACTGTTGAAGAAGGATCAATTGGAGGATTTGGATCTCACGTTTCACATTTCTTGAGCTTAAATGGCTTGCTTGATGGAAATCTCAAGGTGCGAAACATACACTTTGCAtttatatatgttctttttATGGCCCTGTCCCATCAATCACGTGCTGGGCATCTTTTAACTAACCTACTATTTTTTAACTGTCGGGATGAATATTCAGTCGTcaggattataacatttttttatatgttcaacACTTTTTAATCATTGGACGACTAAAATGACGTTGTCCAGCGGTTAAAAAACATTGGACGAGTACCCGTCCCGCTagacatatttaaaataatgttaTAATCCAGACCATGGATATTTACCCTAACTCCCAAGCACGTGATTACCGGAACCAGGACCTTTTTATGACTGACTAGTAAATGTAAATTATGCAGTGAATGCTAACAATTTCTTTGTATATGCAGTGGAGGGCAATGATGCTTCCAGACAGGTATATTGATCATGGTGCTCAGAAAGACCAAATTGAAGAAGCTGGGCTTAGTCCAAAGCATATTGCAGCCACTGTTTTGTCACTCATTGGCGAGTCTAGGGACAGCCTTCACCTCGCCAACCTATAATTGAATGTACTCTCTAGCCTCTAGTTATGTTCCTTCTCAAATATTACTACCCAGAATGCGGTTCAAGTTTGTTAGTAACATGGTTAAAATGTGATCACATTTCGATCAGCATACCTTATGATTAATGCTTGTATCTTGTATTCATCAACTGAAATAATTGGCAGTTCTTGTTTATGTAGCTTCATCAACAATTTACTCTTGTCGGTGTTTTCATAATGGTAATTACCGCATCTCTTTTGGAAACCACAACTCAAACCAAACTTTGCCCATATGTCCGGCTGGGTGACATATATACCCACCAGTACGGCTGTGCTTACCGCTTACACGGacgttgattttaataattgctcaattttttaatttaaattaaaatatttcaacatATTTTAACTAGAGTAAAgtatatttgttaaaatatatattaaaatgaagATAAGCATATACTGagaaaaaaaatccatatatcatattttaataattccgCTGCCCAAATTATCGTTTATCAGATTGGGAGCCTATTTACCCACTCCAATACGCCCAATACAAATGCTTATACGCAGATGAAAATCATTTTCATAATGAAAAATGTTTagtatacaaaattttgtaaataatgacATATGATGGCTTTAATTAAAATGGACATCCTGTATTTACATTGACAACTTCAATTAAAACATATCATATCAATTATCATTTCGCTAAGGCTCCTTCACTTTGTGGATTTAAATCGAAGTGAAGTGGTCAAACATGCATTTTCAGATACAACTACCCGGTGAGTGAAGCTAGCTAACTTTGAGTCTTGAGTCTTGACCGGAGAGTAGCCTCTTTACGTGCCAGTTTGTTAGACTTACTCTGCTTCTTTTACAACATTAGTTCAACATGCTCTTCTGATCCGTGTTCCATAAAACCACACACCACACATCCTTAGATTATTATGTGCATGTACTAAATCTTACATTTCCAAAATATCAAGTATAGTAGCTTCCGATTCTTACAGTTTACGAATGGGGAGTACAAATCTGGAACCCCACGTCGCGGTTCTTGTTTTTCCATTTGCCACCCACGCTGGTCTGCTCTTTGGCCTCGTGCAGCGTCTGGCTAAGGCTGCTCCTAATGTCAAGTTCACATTTTTTAACACGGCCAAGTCCAACCATTCGTTGTTTACAAATATATCAAGTGTTGCTAGCAATGTTATACCTTATGATGTGTATGATGGCGTGGAGGAGGGGTATGTGTTCACGGGGAAGCCACAAGAGGATATTAACTTGTTCCTGGCTGTGGCAGCGGATGAGTTTCGACGAGGCTTGGAGAAGGCAGTTGTTGATTCTGGGAGGCAGATCACTTGTTTGGTTGCAGATGCATTTTTGTGGTTTTCTTGTGATTTGGCACAAGAGATTGGTGTGCCATGGGTGCCGCTTTGGACTTCCGGGGCTTGCTCTCTTTCGACTCACATATATACTGATCTTATTAGGCAAACTATCGGATTTGATGGTAATTTATGCTTTATTATACTCATTTTTTTCCTCAAATTTTGTGAAATCTAATTGATTTATTAGTCCAATAACGTGATCGATCTGCAATTCTGGTGTAGGAATTGAAGGACGTATGGATGAGAAGCTGAACTTCATTCCTGGATATTCTAATTTAAGACTAGGTGACTTGCCTGGTGGAGTGGTGTTTGGAAATCTAGAGTCTCCTTTTTCTGTAATGCTACATAAAATGGGACAAATATTACCCCGAGCAGATGTTCTGGCGATGAACTCATTCGAGGAACTAGACCCTGGCCTTATGAAAGATCTGAGTTCAAAGTTCAAAAAGATTCTCAATGTAGGCCCTTTTAACCTTACATCACCACCAGCATCACAATACTCAGATGAATATGGTTGCCTACCATGGCTAGACAAGCGTAATCCCAAGTCGGTGGCCTATATAGGCTTCGGGACTGTGGCCATGCTTCCTCCAAATGAGATAGCTGAATTGGCTGAAGCTCTGGAATCAAGTGGGACTCCATTTGTTTGGTCACTGAAAGATCATTCCAAGAAACATTTACCAGAAGGGTTTTTGGAAAGGACACGAGAAAGCGGAAAAATTGTGGCATGGGCACCCCAAGTGCAAGTTCTGTCACATAATGCTGTGGGAATTGTTATAACGCATGGGGGATGGAACTCGGTGCTGGAGAGCATTGCAGCTGGCGTGCCGCTCATCTGCAGACCCTTCTTCGGAGATCATGCAATAAACACATGGATGGTTGAGAATGTATGGAAAATTGGTGTGCGAATTAGTGGCGGTGTTTTCACCAAAAAGGGAACTGCAGATGCCCTTGAACAAGTTTTGTTGCGACAGAAAGGGAAAGAACTCAATCAACAAATTACATTACTCAAGGATCTTGCATTCAAGGCAGTTGGACCTAATGGTAGCTCATCTCTAAATTTTACAGAGCTAGTAAAAGTGATTACTGTCTGAGCGTGTACCATATAATCATCGAGGTGATTTATTGTGTTGTACAAGTTTACTTTGGTAACTTTCTATTTCACTTATAAAACTCTATTTTGAGTGCTTGCTTTGTGAAAggataaaatttgtatttgtcAAGCCTTGTGCTATCAGCGTTCCATTCGCTATCTGATTTTACAATTGAAAGTTATGattgtttaaaaacatatataagccATACCCAACTTTGAAGATCACTTCGTTTCTGGCATCAGTTAcatgaatttattaaaatcatgtcCTTACCTATTCAGGTTGGTTCAGCTTGAATTTATTAAAAaccttattaaaatatagttcttGATCTGTTCGTGTTGGTTCAAGTCTATATTCAGATTGGTTCTGGTTGATCGAACTAGTACTTTCTGGTTTGATCCGGTCTATAACTCTGCACATAGTAGTGATCATATTCTCCTGAGTCCTGACAGGGGTTTGGATCATATTAGTGTAAATCCATGCTCATATTCAATTCAATttctgaattttaatttttgaaccGAAACGACAAAGTATagaattttttcataaaatccATATATATTTCATCTAGACAGTTATAGGATACCcatttagttatattttgaataaataaaaatcacgaattaataaattcatatcattaatataactgATAATTCTTTGAACTTAAAATAGAAATTATTCCTTTACTGgtacataaattttaaaaaatacaaaaatatatttataactatttatgacaaaaatatttgttatgcaCAAATTACTTCTACAAACATTGCTTTTAATCCAGATTTTATCCATCTAAATTTaccagtatttttgaaaattttgcattactaataatttatcataaataaaagtGAAGACTACCTTTTTATTAGATGGTTTGGACTTTGGAAAGACATATGATAAACACATGTTATGCATATATAGTCCCGAGATCTTCGATAATACAGGGGTCTCCATTTAACTTTTCCCCCTACATCACATTCTAAGAAACATGTATTTACTAGGAAGGAGGTCAAACTTTACTCTAAACAATAAACATATAGCAATATCGCAGTTATTTAACCATAATTAAACCATAGCTAAATATTGTTACAGCTTACTGTGTGTATAAAAATTGTTATCCTAGCAACATTAAACTACAGAAAACAAATCACTTTTGGGTCCAAAAGTACCCATATACAAACCAGATTCAACATAACTGAGCGAAAAAAAACATTACTGTAAACATGACTGTACATTGAAGGTATTTGATATCTACCAGACTGCCACAGACCTGAGATCTCAAGTGGGCATAGAAGACTACAGTTCTGTGGATTTGTAGCTAGATATATCCTGGACTGATAATAGCTTCGCTGCCACCAGAAAAAGTAACTGCGGCCACGATCATCCCGGTACTTGACATGTTTTCTTCAAGATCAGTCATCATCTAATTGTACAATCTTAGCCCGCCTTTCAGCAGCTTTTTTCCTAATAAAGAACCCCCATCTCATCGCTGCCTTAATTTTTAGCCAACCCACAACAGCTTTTCCAGGGCGGTTTTGATCCTCATCAAAACTAAAATTTGGTAATGGTGATGGCGCGAATGATGGAAAGGAGAAGCCATCATCAGGGCCATTTACAGAGGTATGACCTTGCATGCTAAAGAGTCTCAGCAAGTGCTGCATATCTTCATTTTCCAGCATCTCGTGACTTCTCGCACGAATCTCCTCCTCTGAAAGGAAGTCATCAACACCTTTATTCTGGTTTTGGGACCAATCATCAAAAGGGTTAAGACTAGACTGCTGAACAGAGGTGTTTAGCGTCTGGAACGAAGATGAGGATTGTGGTGGGCCAAGCGCAAGACCCACCCTGTTATCATAGTTATTACTTTGCATCTGGTGCGAGTGATTAGCTTGCTGGTCTTGTGAAACAAACGATGTACTACCATACTGAGCACGAGAATTTGGGTTTTCAAACTGTGACTGACTTGGGTATCTAGTTGTAAGGCTGTCATTAAAACCTGCGTCTGcggaaaaaacaaaattatttatcacaTCAGCCATCAAGCACAGCAGCTAGCATTTCTTGTGTGGGATAGCATTCATCTGAGCTTCATCACCAATTGCAGGAATTAACTAGTAGCCAGTAGtgctatatataaaatttatctaaaCTACAAAACAAGTTATGTCAAACTATCGTTTATGGTTTTCTTGGAAAACAGCATTCTAGATAATATAGATAGATGCTGACAATCATAACATGTGTCAATGACTCAATCGTCAGAGGTTTATATGCAGATAATATCAACCAACTATGATGAGTATTAAGCAGTCTTTATTGTTACACGATGGACCCCGATTCAGTGTTAAGCCAGGTCTGTGGGATTGGCAGCCTTTACACCCAATACGAGATACCTTGATTCTATAAATTGCCAACTATATGATGTGCAACATAATGAACAGAAGAAAACTACTACAGATACATGGTGTAGTAAATCATAATATCTACAAGCTTATTAGCTAATATTTATGCAGTATCTGATTGTACCAGATGAGGATTATAATTGATGGATCCTATGTATGTTGGTTGTAAATGAGTTTAGTGAAGTCAGTCAGGGTTTGTTATTCTATTGGAAAAAAGAGTCGCACTTGTACATTATTTTGAACGTCTAATCATTAATTAAGGCGGAGATAAATTACGTGATCTCTATAGTTTGTAAACTTACTTATAAATATAGGAAGAAGGCTAATGAACAACTACATAAGCAAGTTGTTAGTTAGTGAACATACATAAATAAACTGAATCAGGAACTCTACAAGACAAGTGTTTTGGGGTTGGCAGCCTTTACGCCCAATACCAGATACTGTGATTCTAAATAGCCAACTACATGACGTCCAAAAAATTTAACACCAGAAATCTACTACAGATACAAGGTGTAGGAAATCGTAAATCTTATTTAGCTAATATCTATGATTTACAGCATACATCTAATTAAAAACCTAAAGTTTCTCCAATTCATATATGTAAAGGGACTGGAGGACTAGGTCTGTAATCTGGTACGGTAGCTagaataaaatgattcaaaacaGCCCACACATAAACTTACAAGACTATCTTTTACAATTATTGAATATAACAGGAATAGCAGACTAATAAATTTCTGGTGGAAATCTTACAGGTACtcttcattttatatttatgtagcACCAATTTCAATCAGTTTTGCAGCAACTGTAAGTTTTTTAACACAAACCATGCTCGAGATCCAACAATTGTTTGATGATCAACATCTTCTGGTTTTATTAAGTCCCCGATAACTGATGACAGGAAGTAAATTTGGATTCTTCCGGTACACATCCCTTTCCCGTTACCAATTAGAacgccacacacacacacacacacacacacaccctcCGTTTCGAATAAGCAGTCCACTATGACCTTTTTGTGGTCAATTTGAACTCCCTCTGTATCCAATTAGCAGTCCCCTTTGACCTTTTTGTGGTCAATTTGACAaaaatttgactaaaatttgcatagactatttatttttaaaaatgtatataaatatattgttagaAAGCAAAtctattctactttaaaatgtaattttcagtttcttagagttataagaaaataattttgaatttgagtcaaaaattggtcaatttgaccagaaAAGACTACTAATTAAAAAAAGAGGGAGAAGCAAAGCATTCCATGAATGGCaactaataatattgataaaCATTTGTACCTGGCATCAACAGGCTTGGATCTATAGTTGATGGCTGAGAAGGAACTGGAACAGAAAACCGCTGCGGGGTCATCTGACCCAAAACATTAGGATACTCTATTGGACGCATTGGGAGTTCATTTTGAGGCGCATTATTAAGTTGCTTGAAGCTCAGGAGTGATTTTCCATCATACTCCACAACTTGATTCCAGTTGTCATATGCTTTCTTTACCAACGTATCTACATATACCTGTCAACAAAtccatatttaatattttatcaaataatatttatggAACAAAACTTTTAGATGCCTAGTTAAAGTTATACCAAAACCGATGGTACAACAGTAATTAACTAAATCCATGTAATAGGTGTtcctaatattaaaaaaaaaacactcatttatatgtttatatacatgTATGACTGATCACTAGATGGGAATCTTTATCTTATTACTCCTCTGTCCCTCCAGTTTCTTAACAAAAAGTATAGAAGGTTCAGcatgcattttaaggctcctataCATTATAGtgtcataaattattttaaattattttttcttttaaacaaaattttaagttcaaattttaatgcaaaaaatagaaaatttcaaaaataagttatgaagctatattttacATGCACCTTAAAAGCGCATCAAGcagtgaaaaaactgtaaagaacggAGAAGGAatgagggagtaatatatagcAACTTGATGGCAATGAGCTTGCCCTAGAACAAAAACAAATATGCTACAGATACATAAAGCAGAATTTGAAAAGCTTATAATGACAGGTCTGGGAAATATAGGTAGAAACATATATGTTAATGCCACCAAAATAGCAAAATCGAGTTGCTTTAGATTTGCATAAAGAAAACAATTAACCTTCTCACTGTCAGATAAAGAATCAATATGCTGGTATTGTTCACCAGTTATTAGCCCAGTcagctcatatatattgttgaaaGCAACACCAACATTCCTCGTCTCATCAGGATAATACACATAAAGTTTCCCACTAACAACACAAGTTTTTGCATGCTCTAAAAGAGCTTCCCACATTTTATTCGACATACCGCTTCCAAGAATCTGCAAGGCAAAATAGAATATCAGAAAGTAATGATAAAGCATGCACAACTTTCTTATGTAAAACATGTAAACATACAGTTCTTAGTTTTTGTGGATCTCTGACAACATGTCTAAGAAAGTCTTCAACTGTAAATATTCCTGATTTACTAAGCCTCTTGTGAAATGACCCATCCTTGCCAATCTTCTCCAATCTCCATACTTCATCATTCAAAGCAGGTGGATAGTGTTTCTTATACACTACAAAACAgtaaacaaacatattaaaaatttattgcaTATGTGTACTTACATATATTCACACCATAACTGGATATGTAACATCAACACAAAGTAGCTTACATTCCCCTCTGTGATCTTTAACAG of Daucus carota subsp. sativus chromosome 3, DH1 v3.0, whole genome shotgun sequence contains these proteins:
- the LOC108210823 gene encoding probable 1-deoxy-D-xylulose-5-phosphate synthase 2, chloroplastic, with translation MASQILKTTFFAPLHSAHGFYNSSGLINSAAYLPCDKKKFRGLVVAAVEGNKNDEKDIQVNGEQSKGMINKNDELSKSLNFSGEKPVTPVLDTINYPMHMKNLSIEELEKLTEELREEIVYMVSKTGGHLSSSLGVTELTVALHHVFSTPQDKIIWDVGHQAYPHKILTGRRSRMNTIRQTCGLAGFPKRDESVHDAFGAGHSSTSISAGLGMAVGRDLLGNSNTVIAVIGDGAMTAGQAYEAMNNAGYLDSNLIVVLNDNRQVSLPTATVDGPAPPVGALSKALTRLHSSRKFRLLRDAAKEVTKKMGDQTHEVAAKFDSFVRTAAGGERATLFEELGLYYIGPVDGHNLKDLVYIFQKLKSMPEPGPVLIHIITEKGKGYPPAEIAADKMHGVVKFDPITGKQLKSKSDTLSYTQYFANALIAEANNDKKVVAIHAAMGGGTGLNSFQKHFPSRCFDVGIAEQHAVTFAAGLATEGLKPFCAIYSSFLQRGYDQVVHDVDLQKIPVRFAMDRAGLVGADGPTHCGAFDTTFMACLPNMVVMAPSCETELMHMVATAAAIDDRPSCFRYPRGNGIGSILPPNNKGTPLEVGKGRVIREGSRVAVLGYGTIVQSCLAAAQLLEELGISITVVDARFCKPLDGVLIRELAREHEVLVTVEEGSIGGFGSHVSHFLSLNGLLDGNLKWRAMMLPDRYIDHGAQKDQIEEAGLSPKHIAATVLSLIGESRDSLHLANL
- the LOC108213096 gene encoding anthocyanidin 3-O-galactosyltransferase F3GT1, producing the protein MGSTNLEPHVAVLVFPFATHAGLLFGLVQRLAKAAPNVKFTFFNTAKSNHSLFTNISSVASNVIPYDVYDGVEEGYVFTGKPQEDINLFLAVAADEFRRGLEKAVVDSGRQITCLVADAFLWFSCDLAQEIGVPWVPLWTSGACSLSTHIYTDLIRQTIGFDGIEGRMDEKLNFIPGYSNLRLGDLPGGVVFGNLESPFSVMLHKMGQILPRADVLAMNSFEELDPGLMKDLSSKFKKILNVGPFNLTSPPASQYSDEYGCLPWLDKRNPKSVAYIGFGTVAMLPPNEIAELAEALESSGTPFVWSLKDHSKKHLPEGFLERTRESGKIVAWAPQVQVLSHNAVGIVITHGGWNSVLESIAAGVPLICRPFFGDHAINTWMVENVWKIGVRISGGVFTKKGTADALEQVLLRQKGKELNQQITLLKDLAFKAVGPNGSSSLNFTELVKVITV
- the LOC108214303 gene encoding calmodulin-binding protein 60 C-like, whose translation is MNTRYMERTNSMRGKRSLDNDGNDDDDKDKQQPERKRPALASVIVEALKVDSLQKLCSSLEPILRRVVSEEVERALAKLGPARLNGSGRSSPKRLEGPDGRNLQLHFRSRLSLPLFTGGKVEGEQGATIHMVLVDANTDHVVTCGPESTAKLDIVVLEGDFNNEDDEDWTQEEFESHVVKEREGKRPLLTGDLQVTLKEGVGTLGELTFTDNSSWIRSRKFRLGLKVSSGFCEGIRIREAKTEAFTVKDHRGELYKKHYPPALNDEVWRLEKIGKDGSFHKRLSKSGIFTVEDFLRHVVRDPQKLRTILGSGMSNKMWEALLEHAKTCVVSGKLYVYYPDETRNVGVAFNNIYELTGLITGEQYQHIDSLSDSEKVYVDTLVKKAYDNWNQVVEYDGKSLLSFKQLNNAPQNELPMRPIEYPNVLGQMTPQRFSVPVPSQPSTIDPSLLMPDAGFNDSLTTRYPSQSQFENPNSRAQYGSTSFVSQDQQANHSHQMQSNNYDNRVGLALGPPQSSSSFQTLNTSVQQSSLNPFDDWSQNQNKGVDDFLSEEEIRARSHEMLENEDMQHLLRLFSMQGHTSVNGPDDGFSFPSFAPSPLPNFSFDEDQNRPGKAVVGWLKIKAAMRWGFFIRKKAAERRAKIVQLDDD